A section of the Prionailurus bengalensis isolate Pbe53 chromosome C2, Fcat_Pben_1.1_paternal_pri, whole genome shotgun sequence genome encodes:
- the HHLA2 gene encoding LOW QUALITY PROTEIN: HERV-H LTR-associating protein 2 (The sequence of the model RefSeq protein was modified relative to this genomic sequence to represent the inferred CDS: inserted 1 base in 1 codon; deleted 2 bases in 1 codon; substituted 1 base at 1 genomic stop codon) yields MKAQAVLSVILILVPPLSGFHVLVTLLLSSSNLDNIEEKQIAIGGLGEDVILPCLFKSAPEVVVHWKNQESYVHSYYKDHLERQDHRYTNRTSLFHSXNGNASLSFRRLSLPDEGIYICYVGTASRNIINKVVLKMGAFITPVIKYEKRNRDSFLICSVXSVYLHPLITWKMDNTPTSESNMEETESLGFYINSMINITGSNLSYECATENSLPKQTWTGD; encoded by the exons TTTTAGTTACATTGCTTTTGTCTTCCTCAAATCTTGATAATATTGAGGAAAAGCAAATTGCCATTGGAGGACTTGGTGAAGATGTAATTCTCCCTTGCTTATTTAAGAGTGCGCCTGAAGTAGTAGTTCATTGGAAGAATCAAGAGAGCTATGTGCACTCATACTACAAAGACCAT CTGGAAAGGCAAGATCACAGATACACAAACAGAACATCCCTCTTTCATA GAAATGGAAATGCCTCCTTATCATTTAGAAGATTAAGCCTTCCGGATGAAGGAATTTACATATGCTATGTGGGAACAGCATCTAGAAACATCATAAACAAAGTGGTACTAAAGATGGGAG CTTTCATCACACCTGTGATAAAGTATGAAAAGAGGAACAGAGATAGCTTCTTAATATGCAGTGTGTGAAGTGTTTATCTTCATCCACTTATCACATGGAAAATGGACAATACACCCACCTCTGAAAGCAATATGGAAGAAACTGAGTCTTTGGgtttttatataaatagtatGATAAATATTACAGGATCAAATTTATCTTATGAATGTGCTACTGAAAACTCATTGCCGAAACAAACATGGACTGGGGATTGA